The Limnospira fusiformis SAG 85.79 genomic interval ATTCTCCCGACCAAATCGCCATTATTGCCACCGGAAAACTGCGTTATATCCCCTTTGAAACCCTCTATGATAATCAGAGCGAACAATACCTCATTGAAAAATACCCCATCCACTACCTCACCCGCATTTCCGCCACCCGCAATATTCCCAATAACCCCCGAACCTCCACCCAGGTTTTAGCCTTTGGCAACCCCACACCCACCTCCCAAGAACTTCCGGGAGCCGAACAGGAAGCCCGCCAAGTTACCGAAATTTTATCAGGGGAATATTGGCTGCGGGAACAAGCCACCCGCGACCGTTTTTATAACGATTCTGCCCGGTTTAATGTCCTGCATTTGGCGACCCATGGCTGCTTTCAAAAGCCAGGATGTCCCCGCCTAAACTTAGAGGCAAATAACATCTTATTTGCTAATGGTGAAAAATTCAATATTGCTGATGCGGCATTGTTGGGATTAAACCAAACTAATTTGGTGGTTTTAAGTGCTTGTCAAACCGCCATGGAAGCCGAATCAGACGGGCGGGAATTTGCAGCGGTTGCCTACTTATTTGAACGGGCGGGAGCCGATGCCGTGATAGCCAGCCTCTGGAATGCCGAGGATAATAAAACCCTCTTAATTATGACACAATTTTATGAGAATGTCAACCAGGGAATGACCAAAGTTGAGGCATTACGGCAGGCAAAATTAGCCTTCGCCCAAGAAGCGGTACATCCATTTTATTGGTCGCATTTAATTCTGATAGGTGATGGCAGTTCCTTTTAAGGTGGATATCTGCGGCTGAGGGTCGGGAAGTTTCCGAAAAATAGCGGAGTCAGCTTGAAGATATTAATATGAGATTAGATTTGAACGGACACCTACGATGAAAACTCCTCAACTGATGATTTGCCTATCCCTAGCTGGTCTGACGATCGCCACCGGTGACATTCAACCAGCGATCGCACTCCCCGTGCTGGTAGCCCAAAACCAAGCACAAAATCGACCGATTCCGATTTCCCTCCCCACCTCGGCGACGGTGATTCTGGTTAATGGCGGTCAACGCTCCGGTCAACTGGTTGAAATTAAGCCACAATATCTCATTGTAACACGAGGTGAGAGTCGCGCTCAAGAAGCGATCGCCAATGTTTCCCGCGTGCGACTTGGGGGGGATATTTGGTGGCCGACTTCCGACGGTCGGATAGTGCTTCGCGGCAACGGTGACGACGAAGAGAACATTCTCGGAAACCCCCGACGCTTCCGGGTGCGGGTGGATGGATTAGTTTGGGAAGATGCGGATAAAGGCCTTTTGGCGATCGCACCAGAAGCCGTTATCGCAGTAGATGATAAACCCGGTGTTCCGAGGGGGATGAGGAACATAATTTATAGTCGTTATGTGGTGACTGCCATAGAATTTGACCCCCAGAATGCCGAGTTAATTATCACGGCGCAATTGCGATCGCCTTCCGAATAGTTATGGGAACTGGGATGATAATTTTAACTGAACCTCATTGAGGAATGAATCATGGAAAATACCAATATTAAACAAGAAGCCAAACGCCTGATTGATGAACTTCCCGATAATTCGACTTGGGATGACCTGATGTATTCGATTTATGTCAGGCAGGTGGTCGAAGCGGGAATAGCTGACAGTGAAAATGGTAAAGCGGCTTCCCGTAGGTTGGGTGTAACGCAGTGAAACCCAACTAACTTCCCGTCGGTGGGGTGTAACGCCGCTTCCCGTAGGTTGGGTGTAACGCAGTGAAACCCAACTAACACTTTCTAGGATTATATAGCAACCGCCAGAGCGGTTCGGACTGAGCGACTAATTTTAGACCCGCCTTGAAATGAATTTGAAGGCTGATAGCAAAAGTCCACTCAAGTAGACTAAATAGACAAGAGGAGATCATCATGAATTCCGATATCCGTCAAGAAATTATTGACCTAGCCAGAGAACTACCCGATGATGTTTTGCCAGATGTTCTGACATTTTTACGCTTTATAAATGACCGCAAAAAACCAATAATTCCAGATAATGATACTGCCAATAATCAGGCAGATTCGAGTCGTGCGATCGCGGCTTATAAGGCGATCGCTGATAAGTACAAGAATGCGTTGCGGGAATTAGCAAAGTGAACCAACCATTATGGATATCCGAAGAAATTGTTAGATTCATTCATCAAGATCAAATTCAGCAGCATGGTGGTTGTTTGGGGATTAGGGATGAAAATTTGCTTTCTGCGAGTTTAGCAAGACCCCAACATTTATTTGCTTACAGTCAATGTAACTTATTCGATCTGGCTGCTGCTTATGGCTACAGTTTGACTAAAAATCATCCATTTATTGATGGAAACAAACGGACTGCTTTTGCAGTAATGGCAACATTTTTATTGGTCAATGGATATTTGCTTAACGTTCCAGAGACAGAGGTTGTCACTATAATGGAACGCTTGTCAACTGACCAGAAAACTCAGCAATCTTTAGCCGAGTGGTTAGCCCATAATTCCATAATTTCATCTCTGGATGAAACTTGAAATGATAGTGGGGTGTAACGCCGCGAAACCCAACTAACTTCCCGTCGGTGGGGTGTAACGCCGCGAAACCCAACATCGATTTCCCATTAATAGTAGGTGGTGCAATGAAAAGATTAATGATTGGTTCTCTATTAGGAGTAACAATGCTAGTGGCGACTCCCGCCATA includes:
- a CDS encoding type II toxin-antitoxin system death-on-curing family toxin; translation: MNQPLWISEEIVRFIHQDQIQQHGGCLGIRDENLLSASLARPQHLFAYSQCNLFDLAAAYGYSLTKNHPFIDGNKRTAFAVMATFLLVNGYLLNVPETEVVTIMERLSTDQKTQQSLAEWLAHNSIISSLDET